CTTACAGATATTATGAGAAATACCTTTTTACACAAGCTGCAACCTCCATGCTTCTGCACACAGCTGGTTCACTTTCACAAATGTGCCTCAGTGCACTAAAACaccaacattaaaaacataaaaagttgtaacggtttaaccccttaatgcattgttttcaatgggtttaggaactgtACATTTACTCAAGAAATCTACTTATAgtggggttttgtttttgttccttgTTTGGTCTTTGAGCTCCTCCGTTATATTTACTTCCATGTGAGATGAGTGGACCAGATTCttggcaaaagtggtagaggttagtgCAGCAAGTGACttgaaacacgcatgggataggcatatgattCCTGAAACTAAAACAAGGCGAAGGAAAATTGGGGCGATTAGATTTGGggctattttgtttattttcagttcaaatctaagaaatgtaaacaaaaagaaGCAATTTAACATTAGTTAATATGGATACACTCAGTGGGAGGGAACTATATactatatcatatttttttttaatttacatattgagacataatgttactttgtgttatttttcagaCAGTGAGAACTGCATTGTTTGCCCAAGTGATAAATGGTCTAATGAGAAAAGGGATCGGTGTATTCCAAAATCGGTGGAGTTTCTATCATATTTGGATGCAGTTGCTGCAGTTTTATCCTTTGCATCAATTCTGTTTTGTCTTGTAACTGTTGTAATATTACTGATCTTCATTGTCTTCAGAGATACCCCAATTGTGAAAGCCAATAACAAGAACCTCAGCTTCCTCCTCTTGGTCTCCATCATGCTGagcttcctctgtgtgtttctgttcctcGGTCGTCCTGAGGATGTAACCTGCATGCTGCGCCAAACAGCTTTTGGAGTCCTCTTCTCATTAGCCGTGTCTTGTATTTTAAGCAAAACAATCATGATCTATATTGTTTTCAGAGCCACGAAACCCGGCAGCTCCTGGGCAAACTGGGTCAATGTGAAAGTCTCCAATTCTATAGTACTGATCTGCTCATCCATTCaagttatcattaatatttcctGGTTGGCCATTTCCCCCCCATTTCAGGAGCTGGACATGCACTCTTATCAGGGAAAGATCATCGTTCAGTGTAATGAGGGCTCGGTTATTGCCTTCTACTGTGTCCTGGGTTATATGGGGCTTCTGGCAGCTCTTAgctttattatagcttttttagccaggacattaccggacagttttaatgaggccaaatacatcaccttcagcatgctggtgttctgcagcgTTTGGATTGCGATGATCCCGGCCTATCTGAGCACCAAAGGGAAGAACATGGTGGCCGTAGAGATTTTTGCCATAGTGGCTTCAAGTGCAGGACTTGTAggatgtatatttattccaaaatgctatgtaattgtttttagacaggaattgaatacaaaaacatatttacttggAAGCAGAATTAAAGGTTTAACCAAATAGTTATAAGAACCATATTctgaattatatgttttattatcttaTAACTGTCAATGGTCAATTTTAGAAACTTGAATTAGTTTCATGGacatcaaaatacatttttgcacaCAATTACCAATGCCCTGGACTTTTAAGAAGCATATATCTTATTTATAACAGGCAACTATTTTAACCCTTCTATCCTTTATCAGTTGCAAGAAAGGTGAGGAGTCCACATGTTGCAAATCACAGAGCAAACTCAACAGCACACAAAGCAAAACACACACGACAGGAACCAAATAAACCTCTGTAGACatagtgtaaatataatatCCATGCCCATCGTATCAGTATAAATGAGTTAATGTCTGCATTCAGAACAATTAAAAGATTCTCTTATTGGAATTCAGATGATGCAGACTTCATGTATCCATCCCTCAGTCAGACATTAAAGTAAACTGAACACAAATCCCtaaattgttttgtgtttccttCTGCACTTGATCATTTGCATACTGattgtgatggaaccctccatcactggggccactggagaggcctgactggctttgtaaagacttctgtgtcacccccagaagtatatcacctcatcacttgctgaggggattatctctggcagacagccaggatctgcagcCAGGGAGTGcccgccattgttttagtttaatgtcagaccccccccccacccccacggTGCACTACTATGTTGTAGCCCCAGCCAAACCTTGAAACTGATTTCGGCCaataatagatagtggaggttgggaccctattgtattgttaatcccgttactgcccctgttgtctctgggaggcagattaaggggcggtttgtatcccaatatcttgatttatgttaatatgcAGTCTTCATTTTgcttataccctacactgagtcttggctagtgactgggaaccCGGGGGAAATTGGGTTGTCACAGGCTAAGGAAGCACAATTCAGCAGAGGTAGTTGGTCGGACCACACAGCTCCGTGACACCAatagttgaaaatattttaaaggacaataatatctaataaaaaaatatattctagatCATGTTTTTACAATTTGTCAAATCAAAGCTTGGTTGGGCAGTGAATCCCGTCTGATACTACACTTTATTAAGACATCCTTTTATTTCATGGAATAAATACTGTGACATTAAAGGGATTGTAACCCTTCCAAACATAGTCGCCTGATAAACTCATCTATACTAATGTGAAGTTATTTGCTAGTATGACCAGAGCTCAAGCCAACATGGGATGACATTCGTGCCTACTCACATGGATGACCTAGAACTCCATTCACATTAATGCTGAGTCAACCACCAGATTCTTATGGTAACTTCACTGATAAAGCACTAGGATAGGCAAAATTACTTACAACATGCCCCCAACTTTCCCAATTTACGCGGGACAGTGCCGATTTTGGGTccctgtcccgcctatcccttcctctgtcccgctttgcaggagcagaggaagggtgaggcaagATCAGTACTGACCTCCGGTGCAGCTGCGAGGGGCACACAGCCGCCTGATCAGCGACTGCAGCCTGCAGCCTAGCTGGGAGAtcgcaatctccctctagtcggttCAACATTAGGgacacttcagacctcgctttactgctccctaatcactacgtgccggcaaATAATGCCGAGCACGGAGATATTACGTCATCCCTAGGCTCGGCAGCAATAGCCGtcacgtagtgatgagggagcagacctcgcgctcccaccgcaggatacaggatggaggcagaaggatgAAGGAAGACGGATGGAggaaaaggtaagagatggggagaaaggggtgtaatggcagtgtatgtgtatgtatgtgtttgtaagggcagtgcctatgtgtgtgtgtaaggggagtgtatgtgtgtgtgtaagggcagtgtacatgtatgtatgtatgtgtgtgtgtgtgtgtgtgtaagggcagtgtacgagtatgtgtgtgtaaaggaagtgtATGTGACGATGCAagcgcaacattgtaaagtgcaatcgCTTGCATCAgtgagttccgcgagatttaaaaaaataaaaaaaaaattgtgtccctctttcacattttgaaatgttgggaggtgcTTACTGTACGTCTTAACTCTGCCACTCTTGGGTCTattcatagaaatatagaatctgacagcagataagacctATTTGGCCTGTTTTTTCCTGATGCATCATTTAGGTCTTGATCAgttcttgatcttgtcttagcttAACAATAGCTTTGTGTCCCTTGTATGCATGCTTCGTTTActctgtatcagcctctaccactggtAGTAAAGTACATTAGAAGAATAATGCACTTggcatatacattttaaccaGTAGTGAAGTACCCCCACCTGCAATGAAAAACCCTTCACTGCAGGGGAactgaatcctcctctctggcagccggtgaacggcTGTtcaatgcgcacagacaacctccgctactgcactccacttccgccggggcttctatgatggagcctGACACTAATTCATTGTGTCAGGCTCCaaccaggctgtggagctgcttccttttagttcccccgtctcgctagagttcccccagtctcgctagagttcctccagtctcgctagagttcccccAGTCTcgctgtgcttctgattccttgattccatttctgctctttgcttcagctctgcttcctttataaggtgtgggGCACCATTATGTTTGCCTCAGTTTAGAGACTCAGGTCCAGAAACAGGCATGCTCCATAACAGGCAGGAAGAGCTGACAGAACACCGTAACAGAATAACGGAAAAACAAGGTCCAGGCAGAAACGGCTGACGAGCCTAAAGCGCTGCATCTCAGCtgctgcgcaataactcctgaaaaccatctttgggcgctctgggtcattacagtcgtctttATGGACCCAGATCCTGACACATTGTCTTTGGAAGAAATAAAAGGTTGTGTGACTTGCATCTGTGAAAATTACCGGTGGGTAGGTTGTGTCATGAATGTAGGGTCACAGAAGGTTTTAATCACTTTCCTACCTCCCAATGGCCCCTCCTTATCCTATGTGTACCCTCACCAGCCAGACATATTGAACAAGTTCTCACTAAGGTTCATCCACTCATTACTACTGGGCAAAAATTACTCATTAACTTCTGCGGACTATCAAAGCTCAGAAGAAAAGCTACAAGGGAAGACACTAACTTGTTATGGTTGTAAGTTTTCCTCATAgttatatgacatcacatattttattataccatCATTTACATTAACAAGTGGCAAGGTATTTCATTGCGTGTGAGATTTTTTACTCCTGTTCCCAAAGCCCAAACTAATACCAAAGGAAGAATGCATTTAACtgtataacatattttttacccagaatattaaaaacacacttttttttgaGATTCAAGGTCAAGGTCAAGTGTcactgtaaaatattctaacacatttaacatctcttCTAACCTTAAGTATATGATAAAGGACCATAtgaaattattagtataggcaatagtcaaagatatgtaattattgggcataaataaatgataattaagatatattaatgtttcaatgataggtttcaaggtttccttgaccttaattatggaatgaaggatttgctgaacaggcagtctatagataggatagtaacttgctaatgcatggtagtTGTAACTTTAAAAGGGCATAACAGTAGGCTtacagtgaccacctaaaatagggtttagacgtaaagatcttagtgagcatgtttacccaattaggtgaagaccaatacacTGACATCACTATCCAATCCACATATAAGCTAGGCCTGTGTAAGACATGGAGAGGCATGGGAAGAGAGGTCGAGtgaagatgtacttgccatccacagacacttcacgtcccaacactccctccctccatcctcaggaatgcgtaggacagatgtcatgaactaaattcctttccaaggttttgtaagacttgtttcgtatttttgttatcttctttttatattcttcgtctatttttgttcgtattaaatgtttcaccttcgtttgcatctaagtgactctgcctatttttgatgcacatacatatttatgtgttgaTCCAATTATCGAAGTTTGTGTTTGGCCTATATTTTCTTACAGTCACATCATTTGATACTTAGCTTCTACCTCAATTAGAAGAAAAGCTTGCTGgggaaagtgtatttttttccacattggCAACCCTACTGTATAATCATACCTGCCCGGCATGCCCGGAGGTTTGCCATATAGTGTTACAGAATCTCCAATATACGGAAAACACAGTCTAAGGGCAGCCGAGTGAGCTACACGGAAACAAAGTTATGGATCCTTCCTCTGACTGCTAGAGTTAGGTAAATACGGATCTGCCCATGAATCCTATCCTACTCTGATGTGGAAGAAAGGAATGGTCCCCAAGAAACAAACAATGGCAGGCTAACGAGATGAAGCTACTGAGATAAGACACAATCctcagaaaaacaaacaagggATGAAGCTTCACCTACCCAGGTtagggcagaaaaaaacactgaagaTAAATGGGAGGTTCTGGTACGCTTGTAATTTCTTGTCCTACCTGGATAGGCGAAGCTCTCACCTATATATCCTACTGAGAATGACTTGACAAATCCGGTCATTGTTTAGCTGAGGCACCTACTGTGACGAAGttctcaaaattattattttttgcatgtttcgtTGGTTTCAAACAAAAGCCCTATTTTTTCGGAACAAAAGTGATGCATAGTTTGTGTGGGAAAATCTAACATGGGAATCTTGATAAAACCAACAAATAGTAGAAACGTCACAAGCTGTATGGAACGTGCGCTACTAAAAAGTCTCAGTAAGGTAAAGGTAGTGCTGCTCTCACACTGCAGAAACACTTTCCTTATTCCAGACAGTGAtgataaatgacctggcaataggcgttgaaaatcatatttctgtgtttgcagatggcactgaactaggtaaagtaatattactgtgctgcagagagatttagatagactgggggactgggcacacaaatggcagatgaaatttaatgtagataaatgtaaagttatgcacttcggggtagggaatgcacaagcaacctacatcctaaacggtagtgaattagggataaagacaaatgagaaagatttgggaattgttatagacaacaaactaggcaacaatgtgcgatgtcagtcagcagccgctaaggccagtaaggtattgtcgtgtataaaaaggggcatcaatttgcgggataaaaatataattttgcccctttataaatcaatggtaaggccacaccttgaatatgctgtgcaattttgggcacctgttCTAAAGCAGGATATCATAGAACTAGAAAGAGTTCAGAGGCGggcaacaaaattaataaaaggaatggagcactatagttatgaagaaaggttaactaatttaaatctgtttagtttagaaaaacagcgtctcagaggggatatgatagcgttatgataatatataatatatatgataatatattcggggccaatacaaaccattgtgtggaaatctgttcataaacaggactatgcttAAGACGCTGGGTCAcgtgtttagactggaagaaaggagatttagtctaaagcagaggaaagggttttttacagtaagggcagtaaggatgtggaattctctgcctgcagaggtagttttatcagagtctgtacagacgtttaaacagcaactggatgaatacttggaaaaacataatacttGGGGataaaatctttaattatggggaaaccgcatattgatccaaggagaaatctgactgccattttggggtcaagaaggaattttttccctggttagtgcaaaatt
The DNA window shown above is from Spea bombifrons isolate aSpeBom1 chromosome 1, aSpeBom1.2.pri, whole genome shotgun sequence and carries:
- the LOC128467931 gene encoding vomeronasal type-2 receptor 26-like, translating into MTIPNYSCVNSNNVAGFIGDHHSTTTIPIAQLLGVYGYAQLHRYIKRITIASQLGRAFYDEHGEFAYYYTITNWVFLSNKSAFRNIVGNFTEWAPDGQQLIIDSHLAIWRNKDNQIPRSQCSENCLLGYRKVLRPGAQICCYDCVRCSEGEISNRSDSENCIVCPSDKWSNEKRDRCIPKSVEFLSYLDAVAAVLSFASILFCLVTVVILLIFIVFRDTPIVKANNKNLSFLLLVSIMLSFLCVFLFLGRPEDVTCMLRQTAFGVLFSLAVSCILSKTIMIYIVFRATKPGSSWANWVNVKVSNSIVLICSSIQVIINISWLAISPPFQELDMHSYQGKIIVQCNEGSVIAFYCVLGYMGLLAALSFIIAFLARTLPDSFNEAKYITFSMLVFCSVWIAMIPAYLSTKGKNMVAVEIFAIVASSAGLVGCIFIPKCYVIVFRQELNTKTYLLGSRIKGLTK